One Triticum dicoccoides isolate Atlit2015 ecotype Zavitan chromosome 3B, WEW_v2.0, whole genome shotgun sequence genomic window, CCCTGGTACCGCTGACTCTAGCTTCTCGACCCACAGACGTTGGATATTGGGGAGGCGTCTCAATTCATCTAATCTGAATCCAGTACCACTCTCGAAAACTCCTCTTAGGTTGTAGAGCTGCTGAAACTTTGCAATCCCTTTTGGAACATGATCAACTGCAGTCTGTTCTAATTGCAAAAAACTTATGTTGGACAGTCTCATGAGACCAGCTGGCAGGCTATCCAGATGATGGCAACCAAGCAAAGAGAGATATTCAAGGCTGATGAGGCTACCTGTGGACTCTGGAAGTTTGTTAATCTCAGTATAGCTCAGATCTAGCAATCTCAATAGCACCAAGTTCCCCAATGACTCTGGTATGTTTTGGATGCTTGTTCCGCTGAGAACTAAAATACGGATATGCTCGAGCTTTCTGAATATTTCCTTGTGAATCAACTTGAAGTTCTTGTTATTAAAAAGTAGGAGACTCCTCAAACACTTATGCTCTTCTAGAGCGGGTATTTTTTCTACAGCATGGCTGATGCCTATGCGGCGCAGATTCGACATGGCATTATTATTTTCCGCATTCATGAATAGGGAGTGATCCTTTGTCAGATATTGTCCAAGTGACCTCAATAGATCATGCATTGTTGACACAGCCTTGTCTACATACTTTGGTATTGGTTGAATAAGATTCCTCCGAACTAGCTCAAGATAATACTCTTCAGCAATTTCATGTACTGAGAACTCATGCTCTTTCCTCACAAAACCTTCGGCAACCCACCAGTAAGCTACAGCATCACGGTGGATTCCAAAATTAGGAGGCAACAAAGCACACCAGAGAAAGCACTGCTTGAGTTGAGGGGGCAAATTGTTGTAACTTAAATACAGTGGGCCTCCAAGTTCTTTGGGGAGTCCATGAATGGACCATTTGCTATCTCGGATGCTCTTCCATTCGGCAACTGTTTTTTTGGTAGATAGGACACCTGCAACGACCTTTATGGCAAGAGGAAGGCCATCACATTTCTTTACAATTTCATACCCCATATTCTTGAATTCACTTATTTGCTCGGACGACTGAAAGGACTTCTTCATAAGCAGTTCTAAGCCATCATTGTAATTCATTTTGTTTACTCGGTGGGTATATATTGCATGCATTTCTGACAAAACATCCAGGTCTCTTGTGGTGACAAGGACATGGAAATTAAAGGCTCTCATGAAAGGCGATAGAAGAAGATCAATCCAGACATCAGATTTCCACACATCATCCAGGACAAGAAAAACACTCTTTCCTTTGATAGTGTCCACTAAAAGTGGAAGAAGCTCGGTCTTGGTCTCTAGTTGATCACACTTTTCTCCAGCCATTCGTATTGCCTGCTTTATCAACCCGGTCTCTGTGTAGCTCTGCGAAACGCACAACCATATACGAACTTGGAATTTCTCTCTTATCATCTGCTCATTATATATCTTCTGGGCTAACGTTGTCTTACCAATGCCTCCCATTCCTTGAATCCCCAGAACACTTCTACTATTCTCATGGCAGCCACTGACAATCATTTGTACTATGTTACCAACAGATTGTTTGATCTCTCTTCCAACAACCTCTAGTTCATCTATAGGGGATGTCTGATTTCTATCCACGGTTGTTACCTGGAACTGTTGACGAATGGTTCTATCCAAGCTGAACATCTGTGTGTTCGTTTTAATCTCATCAAGCTTTTCATTTATGTCCTTAATTCTTCTAGCCACCTTATGATCAAATGAAAGCTTTCCAAAACAAGAAACCATAGACTGGTTGCAACATACCGATCTAGGTGGTAGCAGAAGCTTCTGTGAATGAACCATAACAAGATCTATGATGACATCAACATCAAACATAACATCAGTCATGCTCTTCCACCATGCCTCTATCCGTCTATCTTCCATGGCCAGAGCTTCTGTGTCCTCACGAACAGCGCTGAAGTATTCCAGATTTTTCTTCAGCCTCTTGATATCCTTTTTCACGCTTAGTGTCATCACAACCTCATCTTCGATAAGCTGACCCAGCTTTGTCAAAAATTTCGAAGTGAGAGCATCCAAAATTGTGCCCATAGTGGCCAAACCAATGGACTCTGACTTCGATGCAAGTGCGCCTGCCTTGATGTTTTGTGGGCCTTGTGCTGTGCAAATTGTCTACACAATGCTCTTGTCTGCATAAGTGAGTAataatttatttttatttcattACAACAAGCTCAAGAACCTTCGAGACTTAAATTCCTACAAGAAAAACTGTGGGATACTCTTTACTTTTTTTATGAATAAAATACCCTGGTCACATTCCACACAAATCCTGTGTAATCTACAAAGTGAAACTTATGTTTCCAGACCACTAATAAATAAGATATCAAATTTGAAAAAGTCAGGATCTTAGAGCAGCAACACATGAGCTTG contains:
- the LOC119274764 gene encoding putative disease resistance protein RGA3, whose product is MGTILDALTSKFLTKLGQLIEDEVVMTLSVKKDIKRLKKNLEYFSAVREDTEALAMEDRRIEAWWKSMTDVMFDVDVIIDLVMVHSQKLLLPPRSVCCNQSMVSCFGKLSFDHKVARRIKDINEKLDEIKTNTQMFSLDRTIRQQFQVTTVDRNQTSPIDELEVVGREIKQSVGNIVQMIVSGCHENSRSVLGIQGMGGIGKTTLAQKIYNEQMIREKFQVRIWLCVSQSYTETGLIKQAIRMAGEKCDQLETKTELLPLLVDTIKGKSVFLVLDDVWKSDVWIDLLLSPFMRAFNFHVLVTTRDLDVLSEMHAIYTHRVNKMNYNDGLELLMKKSFQSSEQISEFKNMGYEIVKKCDGLPLAIKVVAGVLSTKKTVAEWKSIRDSKWSIHGLPKELGGPLYLSYNNLPPQLKQCFLWCALLPPNFGIHRDAVAYWWVAEGFVRKEHEFSVHEIAEEYYLELVRRNLIQPIPKYVDKAVSTMHDLLRSLGQYLTKDHSLFMNAENNNAMSNLRRIGISHAVEKIPALEEHKCLRSLLLFNNKNFKLIHKEIFRKLEHIRILVLSGTSIQNIPESLGNLVLLRLLDLSYTEINKLPESTGSLISLEYLSLLGCHHLDSLPAGLMRLSNISFLQLEQTAVDHVPKGIAKFQQLYNLRGVFESGTGFRLDELRRLPNIQRLWVEKLESAVPGTELVLKNSHNLRELGLRCTVASTQERTRYQTDEVVRIQQVYEMLIPSPSLVYIFLEGFLGIRFPEWLLSEPELNMPGLCHMHLNECVSCSELPPAGQMPELLVLQIKGADEVVTIGTELLGKGVRSAAAFFPKLELLHIIGMCNLEKWSLNRNMCDDMEDNSQQLSLMPCLKRVLLLDCPKLRALPQDMSMIVNLKRIHIEGAHKLQEVVNLPAVLWLKVKNNACLRRISNLCKLQHLFVQDCPMLDQAENLCSLNRVYMIDCPHVQEFRNCLAEEEQGILVHVAADGRNIFPDESLYN